In Chthoniobacterales bacterium, one genomic interval encodes:
- a CDS encoding YHYH protein, with translation MRTSPTANRTPFAPGRVLVCFVLIFSTARAHDPSAFVTAGAHGEAGQITSVAPPQAASFAPFAPAVKVRWDDKFLFVESDGLPAHGMMTGITAWQQQVPLPQDYTGANAWQIPLSPIPAATPISVENRFLRGAIALAVNGVPIFNPQNNRGELSYEIGELDKWGGHCGRADDYHYHIAPLHLQEIVGRGKPIAFALDGYPIYGLAEPDGSTPSGLDSAGGHSTVALGYHYHASEKYPYVIGAFHGEVNEREGQVDPQPRARPVRPALQPLRGARITNFVREGNRSELTYEENGPERRIVYTVNKDGTVTFEFPDGRKETYSRREGPGDRLPRPPTE, from the coding sequence ATGAGAACATCGCCAACAGCAAACCGCACGCCATTCGCCCCTGGCAGAGTCCTTGTTTGTTTCGTGCTGATATTTTCCACCGCGCGGGCGCATGATCCAAGTGCGTTCGTCACCGCGGGCGCACATGGCGAAGCAGGGCAAATCACGTCTGTTGCACCGCCCCAAGCCGCCTCGTTTGCGCCCTTCGCCCCCGCTGTCAAAGTGCGCTGGGACGACAAGTTCCTTTTCGTCGAGAGCGACGGACTTCCCGCACACGGCATGATGACAGGTATCACCGCGTGGCAACAACAAGTGCCGCTGCCGCAGGACTACACGGGTGCCAACGCCTGGCAGATCCCGCTCTCTCCCATTCCGGCCGCGACACCGATATCCGTCGAGAACCGTTTCCTGCGCGGAGCCATCGCACTCGCTGTCAACGGCGTGCCGATCTTCAACCCGCAGAACAACCGCGGTGAGCTCTCCTACGAGATCGGAGAACTCGACAAGTGGGGCGGGCATTGCGGCCGCGCCGACGATTACCACTACCACATCGCACCGCTTCATTTGCAGGAGATAGTCGGACGCGGCAAACCGATCGCCTTCGCGCTGGATGGTTATCCGATTTACGGACTGGCGGAACCGGATGGATCAACGCCTTCGGGCCTCGATTCTGCCGGCGGCCATTCGACCGTGGCTCTTGGCTACCACTACCACGCGTCGGAAAAATATCCCTACGTCATCGGTGCGTTCCACGGCGAGGTGAACGAGCGCGAGGGCCAGGTGGATCCGCAGCCGCGGGCCCGGCCCGTGCGTCCTGCGTTGCAACCCCTGCGCGGCGCGCGCATCACTAACTTCGTTCGCGAAGGCAACCGCAGTGAACTTACTTACGAAGAAAACGGCCCCGAGCGGAGGATCGTCTACACCGTGAACAAGGATGGAACAGTGACCTTCGAGTTTCCCGACGGACGCAAGGAAACATACAGCCGTCGCGAAGGTCCGGGAGATCGACTGCCGCGTCCACCCACCGAATGA
- a CDS encoding DUF2892 domain-containing protein, producing MKIENLIRLLAGTVVLAGTALGAFVNPWWLLLPAFAGLNLIQSVFTGFCPPSIVLRKLGWLDDSGMIRPGRTR from the coding sequence GTGAAGATCGAAAACCTCATCCGTCTGCTGGCCGGCACCGTCGTTCTGGCCGGAACTGCCCTCGGCGCCTTCGTCAACCCTTGGTGGCTGCTTTTACCCGCCTTCGCGGGTTTGAATCTCATTCAATCGGTATTCACCGGATTTTGTCCCCCGAGCATTGTGCTCAGAAAGCTCGGATGGCTCGATGACAGCGGAATGATCCGCCCGGGCAGAACACGCTAA
- a CDS encoding 2-isopropylmalate synthase: MSDKVIIFDTTLRDGEQCPGASMNLREKLEVARQLARLNVDVIEAGFPVISEGDFEAVQRIATEVKGPVIAGLARCVTKDIEAAAAAVKPAGERGRIHVFLATSKIHREHKLKKAHEEILRLAAEGVKLAKSHNKDVEFSPEDASRTEPEFLAQVVETAIAAGATTVNIPDTVGFAVPEQFGALIKYLRDNVRNIDDAIISVHCHNDLGLAVANSLAAVQNGARQVEGTINGIGERAGNVALEEVIMALKTRADVFGKLRTDVNTREILKTSRIVSRMSGLHVQRSKAIVGENAFAHSSGIHQDGMLKMRETYEIMDPVEVGWGGTELPLTKHSGRHAMAARLEHLGYKLSDAEIGAVFTRFKDIGDKKKFVYDDDLSAIVDDSMMPQSEGWQLESLEVSVASGKKPHAKVSLVRGGAPKQAEADGNGAVDAAMRAIDAVAGRSGNLVEYNVQAVTQGHDALGEVTLKVDFGDGRLITGKGASTDVVEASARAYLNAINRTFIRRELGEQAAGV; encoded by the coding sequence ATGTCCGACAAAGTCATTATCTTCGACACCACGCTGCGCGATGGGGAGCAATGCCCCGGCGCTTCGATGAATTTGCGCGAAAAGCTCGAGGTGGCCCGCCAGCTCGCCAGGCTCAACGTGGACGTGATCGAGGCCGGCTTCCCTGTGATCAGCGAGGGCGACTTCGAGGCCGTGCAGCGGATTGCCACGGAGGTGAAGGGGCCGGTGATCGCCGGCCTCGCGCGCTGCGTCACGAAAGACATCGAGGCGGCCGCTGCCGCGGTCAAACCCGCCGGCGAACGCGGACGCATCCATGTTTTTCTCGCCACCTCGAAAATCCACCGCGAACACAAGCTCAAGAAAGCGCACGAAGAAATCCTCCGTCTTGCCGCCGAGGGCGTGAAGCTGGCCAAGTCGCACAACAAGGATGTCGAGTTTTCGCCGGAAGATGCGTCGCGCACCGAGCCCGAGTTTCTCGCGCAGGTTGTCGAGACCGCCATCGCGGCGGGTGCCACGACGGTCAACATCCCCGACACCGTCGGGTTTGCCGTGCCGGAGCAGTTCGGAGCATTGATCAAGTATCTGAGGGACAATGTCCGCAACATCGACGATGCCATCATCAGCGTGCATTGCCACAATGACCTCGGTCTTGCCGTGGCCAACTCGCTGGCCGCCGTGCAAAACGGCGCGCGCCAGGTGGAAGGCACAATCAACGGCATCGGCGAACGCGCCGGCAATGTCGCCCTGGAAGAGGTGATCATGGCGCTCAAGACGCGGGCCGATGTCTTCGGCAAGTTGCGCACGGATGTGAACACGCGCGAGATTTTGAAAACGTCGCGCATCGTCAGCCGCATGAGCGGATTGCACGTGCAGCGCAGCAAAGCCATCGTGGGCGAGAACGCATTCGCGCACAGCTCCGGCATCCATCAGGACGGAATGCTCAAGATGCGCGAGACCTACGAGATCATGGACCCGGTCGAGGTGGGTTGGGGCGGCACGGAGTTGCCGCTGACCAAGCACAGCGGACGCCACGCCATGGCCGCGCGTCTCGAGCACCTCGGCTACAAATTGAGCGACGCCGAAATCGGTGCCGTCTTCACGCGTTTCAAGGACATCGGGGACAAAAAGAAATTCGTCTATGACGATGACCTTTCCGCCATCGTCGATGACTCCATGATGCCGCAGTCGGAGGGCTGGCAGCTGGAAAGCCTCGAGGTGTCGGTCGCGTCGGGCAAAAAGCCGCACGCCAAAGTTTCGCTCGTGCGGGGGGGGGCGCCCAAGCAGGCCGAGGCCGATGGCAATGGTGCAGTCGATGCCGCCATGCGCGCCATCGATGCCGTGGCCGGACGTTCCGGCAACCTTGTGGAATACAATGTGCAGGCTGTCACCCAAGGCCACGATGCGCTCGGAGAGGTGACGCTCAAGGTCGATTTCGGCGACGGACGGCTCATCACCGGCAAAGGCGCAAGCACCGATGTCGTCGAAGCCAGCGCCCGCGCTTACCTCAACGCGATTAACCGCACCTTTATCCGCCGCGAACTCGGCGAGCAGGCGGCAGGCGTTTAG
- a CDS encoding sigma-70 family RNA polymerase sigma factor: MSPEEIITGALDRYERPLISYAKEITGDLESARDAVQETFLRLSRQDVAKLEPRLRPWLFLVCRNCALDHRRKILKFSADPIEDNDQASDDPAPDIRVIANEEGNRLRELVAGLPLQQRELVKLKFEAGLSYREMAEALKTSVSTVGVQLHEAMLTLRRQWNRGTTETAAS, from the coding sequence ATGTCCCCGGAAGAAATCATCACTGGTGCGCTGGACCGCTACGAGCGGCCGCTGATCAGCTATGCGAAGGAGATCACGGGTGATCTGGAGTCGGCGCGCGATGCGGTGCAGGAAACCTTCCTCCGACTAAGCCGGCAGGATGTGGCCAAGCTGGAACCCCGTTTGAGACCGTGGCTTTTCTTGGTCTGCCGAAACTGCGCTTTGGATCATCGGCGCAAGATTTTGAAGTTCAGTGCCGATCCTATCGAGGACAACGACCAAGCTAGTGATGATCCGGCTCCCGATATCCGGGTCATCGCTAACGAGGAAGGAAACCGGCTGCGAGAGTTGGTGGCGGGCTTGCCGCTCCAACAAAGGGAATTAGTGAAACTGAAATTCGAAGCGGGCCTCAGCTACAGGGAAATGGCCGAGGCGCTCAAAACCAGCGTGTCAACCGTTGGCGTGCAACTGCATGAGGCGATGCTGACGCTTCGGCGCCAATGGAACCGCGGAACCACGGAGACAGCGGCATCATGA
- a CDS encoding arylsulfatase has translation MPRGIFIVFVSFLLFFCRAAMASDSPAAQRPNIITIAGDDIGWNDVGFHGSSIKTPNIDKLAAAGARLDRFYVNPICSLTRASFLTGQFCPRTGVNNRSGLPLDYRIFPEDFRAAGYQTWMCGKWHLGGSDDNMLIGREYHPDSRGFDHFYGFLAGAVDYFAHVNPANGKPDWWRNGQAVVEKGYSTELLADEAISLIKKRDPDKPFLLHLAFNAAHGPLQPPATVAGRGGAYHAVVEAMDRAIGRVLDTLDEQKIADSTIVLFFCDNGAQEGRGGSNAPLRGFKGEAYEGGVRSAAALRYPPAIRAGSEFAGWMWAGDVWPTLAAAAGIKPQPAKAFDGVNMWPALIAADGMAARAPFAVGSKSMAWFEPPWKLIVSPDGPAELYNLADDPGETRNLAMQDAERVTRMTSDLKKNLGSWRMKGAGGKGGRGQGGEGGRGRRHAPQEGAAPGAALDRPSADE, from the coding sequence GTGCCACGGGGAATTTTCATCGTATTCGTTTCGTTTCTTCTCTTTTTCTGCCGCGCGGCGATGGCTTCCGATTCGCCGGCCGCTCAGCGTCCGAACATCATCACGATCGCGGGTGACGACATCGGTTGGAACGACGTTGGATTCCACGGGTCTTCGATCAAGACCCCGAATATCGACAAGCTCGCCGCGGCCGGCGCACGGTTGGATCGATTTTATGTGAACCCGATTTGCAGTCTGACTCGGGCGTCGTTCCTCACGGGGCAGTTTTGTCCGCGCACAGGTGTCAACAACCGCTCGGGTTTGCCGCTCGATTACCGGATTTTTCCCGAGGATTTCCGCGCGGCCGGATACCAGACGTGGATGTGCGGCAAATGGCATCTCGGCGGATCCGACGACAACATGTTGATCGGACGCGAATATCATCCTGATTCGCGCGGCTTCGACCATTTCTACGGATTTCTCGCCGGTGCCGTGGATTATTTCGCCCATGTGAATCCCGCGAACGGCAAACCGGATTGGTGGCGCAATGGCCAAGCGGTCGTGGAAAAAGGATATTCCACCGAGCTGCTCGCCGATGAGGCGATTTCCCTCATCAAGAAGCGCGACCCGGACAAACCCTTCTTGCTGCATCTTGCTTTCAACGCGGCGCACGGCCCGCTGCAACCGCCCGCGACAGTTGCCGGGCGAGGCGGCGCTTATCATGCTGTGGTCGAAGCGATGGACCGCGCCATCGGGCGCGTGCTCGACACTTTGGACGAACAAAAGATTGCCGATTCGACGATCGTTCTCTTCTTCTGCGATAACGGCGCGCAGGAAGGCCGCGGGGGAAGCAATGCGCCCTTGCGCGGATTCAAAGGGGAGGCTTACGAGGGAGGCGTGCGTTCCGCGGCGGCCTTGCGCTACCCCCCGGCGATCCGCGCCGGCAGCGAATTCGCAGGATGGATGTGGGCCGGTGATGTCTGGCCGACATTGGCCGCGGCGGCGGGTATAAAACCGCAACCGGCCAAGGCGTTTGACGGGGTGAATATGTGGCCTGCCTTGATCGCCGCGGATGGAATGGCGGCTCGGGCCCCCTTCGCCGTCGGCAGCAAAAGTATGGCGTGGTTTGAACCGCCGTGGAAATTGATCGTGTCGCCCGACGGGCCAGCAGAGCTTTACAACCTCGCGGATGATCCGGGCGAAACCCGCAACTTGGCCATGCAGGATGCAGAGCGCGTGACACGGATGACTTCCGACCTCAAAAAAAATCTTGGTTCGTGGAGAATGAAAGGTGCGGGAGGCAAAGGCGGTCGAGGTCAAGGTGGAGAGGGCGGCCGCGGGCGAAGGCACGCGCCGCAGGAGGGCGCCGCGCCGGGGGCGGCACTCGATCGACCGTCCGCCGATGAGTAG
- a CDS encoding BtpA/SgcQ family protein, whose amino-acid sequence MASVTLPPKALIGMVHVGALPGTPRASQTVDELVRAAVQETWALAEGGCDAILVENMHDLPYLLREVGPEVIASMTAVCRAIQDAIDLPCGVQILAGANEEALAVALVAGMDFIRAEGFVFGHVADEGWMDACAGPLLRYRKQIGAERIAIWTDVKKKHASHAMTADVSLAETVKAAEFFGADAVVVTGAATGRETSEADLLSAHGATELPVIVGSGVTAENAATMLQHADAVIVGSALKKSGHWSGPVDLDRVKAVAAAVRAAR is encoded by the coding sequence ATGGCCTCCGTCACACTCCCGCCCAAAGCCCTCATTGGCATGGTCCATGTCGGGGCGTTGCCCGGCACACCGCGGGCGTCGCAAACGGTCGACGAACTGGTCCGCGCGGCGGTGCAGGAGACGTGGGCGCTGGCCGAGGGTGGTTGCGACGCCATCCTCGTTGAGAACATGCATGACCTTCCCTACCTGCTGCGCGAGGTCGGGCCGGAAGTCATCGCTTCCATGACCGCAGTTTGCCGTGCGATCCAAGACGCAATTGATCTGCCCTGTGGTGTGCAGATCTTGGCCGGCGCCAACGAGGAGGCGCTGGCTGTCGCTTTGGTCGCCGGGATGGATTTCATCCGCGCCGAGGGATTCGTCTTCGGCCACGTGGCCGACGAGGGGTGGATGGACGCCTGCGCGGGTCCGCTGCTGCGCTACCGCAAGCAAATCGGCGCCGAGCGCATCGCCATCTGGACTGATGTAAAGAAGAAGCATGCCTCGCACGCGATGACCGCCGATGTCAGCCTTGCTGAAACAGTGAAAGCCGCCGAATTTTTCGGAGCCGATGCGGTGGTCGTCACCGGTGCAGCCACGGGTCGCGAAACCTCGGAGGCAGATCTTTTGTCGGCGCACGGCGCGACCGAATTGCCGGTGATCGTGGGTTCCGGGGTGACCGCGGAAAACGCGGCCACAATGTTGCAACATGCCGACGCTGTTATCGTGGGTTCCGCATTGAAAAAGAGCGGTCACTGGTCGGGTCCGGTCGATCTCGATCGCGTTAAAGCCGTTGCCGCCGCGGTTCGTGCGGCGCGCTGA
- the mnmA gene encoding tRNA 2-thiouridine(34) synthase MnmA produces the protein MARILVAMSGGVDSSVAALLLKEQGHEIEGAYMKNWMAEWDPLGQCPWEQDVADARAVAEKLGIPFRVVNLIGDYRERVVDYLLKGYAEGVTPNPDVYCNREIKFGVFLDLALREGFDGIGTGHYARIADGPGDARCIFEGRDPGKDQSYFLAMLRPEQIARAWFPVGELLKSEVRAKAATAGLVTASKKDSQGICFIGKVRMQDFLKEYLPEKPGPIVDLSGQVLGEHRGLHNYTLGQRRGIRVASAEPETAYVVVEKRVATNELVIGYDRPDTEGLYATRAILTNLSAAGPELPAQARIEARPRYRAPRAAIDFSRRGANAAEVVFSEPQRALAPGQICALYEGPRLLGGAVFAEIG, from the coding sequence ATGGCCCGGATTCTTGTCGCCATGTCGGGCGGGGTGGACAGCTCCGTGGCCGCGCTTTTGCTCAAGGAGCAGGGGCACGAGATCGAAGGCGCCTACATGAAGAATTGGATGGCCGAGTGGGATCCGCTCGGTCAGTGCCCGTGGGAGCAGGACGTGGCCGACGCGCGTGCCGTGGCGGAAAAACTCGGCATACCTTTCCGTGTGGTGAATCTCATCGGGGACTATCGCGAGCGCGTGGTTGACTATTTGCTCAAAGGCTACGCCGAGGGTGTGACACCGAATCCCGACGTATATTGCAACCGCGAAATAAAGTTCGGTGTTTTCCTCGATCTCGCGTTGCGCGAAGGGTTCGACGGCATCGGCACGGGGCATTACGCGCGCATCGCGGATGGTCCTGGCGATGCCCGGTGCATTTTTGAGGGACGTGATCCGGGCAAGGACCAATCCTATTTTCTTGCGATGTTGCGGCCGGAGCAAATCGCGCGCGCGTGGTTTCCCGTCGGCGAGTTGCTCAAAAGCGAAGTGCGTGCCAAGGCCGCCACTGCCGGTCTCGTCACGGCGTCCAAGAAGGACAGCCAGGGCATCTGCTTCATCGGCAAGGTGCGCATGCAGGACTTTTTGAAAGAATATCTTCCGGAAAAGCCCGGCCCGATCGTCGATCTCAGCGGCCAGGTCCTCGGCGAGCATCGCGGACTGCACAATTACACGCTCGGACAACGCCGCGGCATCCGCGTCGCCTCGGCCGAGCCCGAGACTGCTTATGTCGTAGTGGAGAAGCGCGTCGCGACCAACGAACTCGTCATCGGCTACGACCGTCCCGACACCGAGGGCCTTTATGCCACACGTGCGATCCTTACCAACTTGAGCGCGGCTGGACCGGAGCTTCCGGCGCAAGCCCGCATCGAAGCGCGCCCCCGCTACCGCGCCCCGCGTGCCGCCATTGATTTCAGTCGTCGCGGCGCCAACGCGGCGGAAGTTGTTTTTTCCGAACCCCAACGCGCTCTCGCGCCCGGCCAAATATGCGCGCTCTACGAAGGCCCGCGACTTTTGGGTGGTGCGGTGTTTGCCGAAATTGGTTGA
- a CDS encoding DUF4976 domain-containing protein, whose product MSSRCHSPLSLRRIVAPVALIFLLACSSRGATGERPNFIIILADDMGWNDARFCGNTNVDTPHLDALARSGAVFTQACASAPTCAPTRASLLTGQYTPRHGVYNVVDPRHAPGSPHHKILATETRPDLPDGTVTLAEALKSAGYTSALFGMWNLGRGRSGPSAPTGQGFDLFVEPTDLGFAKEAYHREDGVYTSDALTDAALDWIKREKDRPFFLYLAFHDVHGPFDPKPELLDKYRQRRSVAEPDLCATVEAMDANIGRLLAGLEHWGLSDRTYVIFTSDNGGVRQAVAPLRGGKGTLYQGGLRVPAILSGPGIAAGQKIETPVLSMDFFPTVLEWAGLRADASMPVDGKSLVPLLSGKEKSITRDLFWHFPVYSGPITPCSAIRSGDWKLLEFFESGQSELYDLSRDPGELQNLAASEPGRAKELRDKLHAWQSSLWAPRPTEPNPAYDPAAPARGGGRPERATSASPVPPSNGLFVVSSPDFADGGKLPAECTGDGSGFSPPLEWRGAPSGTKSFALIMDHQAPDAVKSYWNIWNIPPDVTCLEKNGKAPGMVGIGFRGRQGYEPPHSKGPGPKTYVITVYALSSMIGIDKPAHEVTREVLLDAMKGQSLGSATLRVTYERPASAL is encoded by the coding sequence ATGAGTAGCCGCTGCCATTCTCCTCTGTCGTTGCGTCGCATTGTCGCGCCGGTCGCGCTGATTTTTCTTCTCGCCTGCTCCTCGCGGGGTGCGACGGGGGAGCGCCCCAACTTCATCATCATCCTCGCCGATGACATGGGTTGGAACGACGCGCGTTTCTGCGGCAACACGAACGTCGATACGCCGCACCTTGATGCGCTCGCGCGCAGCGGTGCGGTATTCACGCAAGCATGCGCAAGCGCACCGACCTGCGCACCGACACGGGCTTCGCTGCTCACCGGCCAATACACGCCGCGGCACGGAGTTTACAATGTCGTCGATCCGCGCCATGCGCCGGGATCGCCGCATCACAAGATCCTCGCGACCGAGACGCGCCCCGATTTGCCGGACGGCACGGTGACCTTGGCCGAGGCGCTCAAATCGGCGGGCTACACCTCGGCCCTGTTCGGTATGTGGAACCTCGGACGCGGACGCAGCGGGCCTTCCGCTCCCACCGGTCAAGGATTCGATCTTTTCGTCGAGCCGACGGATCTGGGGTTCGCCAAAGAGGCCTATCATCGCGAAGACGGAGTTTACACCTCCGACGCGCTCACCGATGCGGCGCTCGATTGGATCAAGCGCGAGAAAGACCGTCCGTTTTTTCTTTATCTGGCCTTCCACGATGTGCACGGGCCGTTCGATCCGAAACCCGAATTGCTCGACAAATACCGCCAGCGTCGAAGCGTAGCGGAGCCTGACCTTTGCGCGACAGTCGAGGCTATGGATGCCAATATCGGCCGGCTGCTCGCTGGGCTTGAGCATTGGGGTTTGTCCGATCGCACGTATGTCATCTTCACCTCGGACAACGGAGGCGTGCGCCAAGCGGTTGCGCCATTGCGCGGAGGAAAGGGCACGCTCTACCAAGGCGGTTTGCGCGTTCCGGCCATCTTGAGCGGTCCGGGCATCGCCGCCGGACAAAAAATTGAAACACCGGTGCTCAGCATGGACTTTTTTCCGACCGTGCTGGAATGGGCCGGGCTCCGTGCCGACGCGTCGATGCCCGTCGATGGAAAGAGTCTGGTGCCGCTGCTTAGCGGCAAAGAAAAGAGCATCACGCGCGACCTGTTCTGGCACTTTCCTGTTTATTCGGGTCCGATAACTCCCTGCAGCGCGATTCGTTCCGGCGATTGGAAGCTTTTGGAATTTTTCGAGTCGGGACAGAGCGAGCTTTACGATCTTTCGCGTGATCCGGGCGAGTTGCAGAACCTCGCGGCTTCAGAACCCGGGCGCGCCAAGGAATTGCGAGACAAACTGCACGCATGGCAAAGTTCGCTCTGGGCACCGCGTCCGACCGAGCCCAACCCGGCTTACGATCCCGCGGCCCCCGCGCGCGGGGGAGGCAGACCGGAACGCGCCACATCTGCATCGCCCGTTCCGCCCTCCAATGGGTTGTTTGTCGTGAGCAGTCCCGATTTCGCCGACGGCGGCAAGTTGCCCGCCGAGTGCACCGGCGACGGCAGCGGTTTTTCGCCTCCGCTCGAATGGAGGGGTGCCCCGTCCGGCACGAAAAGCTTCGCCCTGATCATGGATCACCAGGCGCCCGACGCCGTGAAAAGTTATTGGAATATTTGGAACATTCCTCCGGATGTGACCTGCTTGGAGAAGAACGGCAAAGCACCCGGTATGGTTGGCATTGGATTCCGGGGGCGCCAAGGCTACGAGCCGCCGCACTCGAAGGGGCCCGGACCGAAAACTTATGTCATCACCGTCTACGCGCTTTCCTCCATGATCGGCATCGACAAACCTGCTCACGAAGTAACGAGGGAAGTTCTACTCGATGCGATGAAAGGACAAAGTTTGGGTAGCGCGACCCTGCGCGTGACCTACGAAAGACCCGCCTCCGCACTATGA